The Streptomyces sp. NBC_01775 genome includes a region encoding these proteins:
- a CDS encoding GntR family transcriptional regulator has product MRHAATEPGGEELSLAERAYRAIRDWLVMLEIRPGAPINEDQLAQSLGVGRTPVREALKRLQYERLIATYPRRGTFATDVNITDLAHISEVRQELEPLAAAQAARRATATDRAALTAALRELESVDSSRRDAAELMRLDLQVHRAIYAATHNPYLEDTLVRHDNLATRIWCLFIDRLSDMAGHVEEHGPLIEAIVAGDAEKAAQFARSHVEGFERAIRDAV; this is encoded by the coding sequence ATGCGGCATGCGGCGACCGAGCCCGGGGGCGAGGAGCTGTCCCTCGCCGAGCGGGCCTACCGCGCCATCCGTGACTGGCTCGTCATGCTCGAGATCCGCCCGGGGGCGCCGATCAACGAGGACCAGTTGGCACAGTCCCTCGGCGTCGGGCGGACACCGGTGCGCGAGGCGCTCAAACGGCTCCAGTACGAGCGGCTGATCGCGACCTACCCCCGACGCGGCACCTTCGCCACCGACGTCAACATCACCGACCTGGCCCATATCTCCGAGGTGCGCCAGGAACTGGAGCCGCTGGCAGCTGCCCAGGCCGCGCGGCGCGCCACGGCCACGGACCGTGCGGCCCTGACCGCCGCACTGCGGGAGCTGGAGAGCGTGGATTCGAGCCGGCGCGATGCCGCCGAGCTCATGCGCCTGGACCTTCAGGTCCACCGCGCCATCTACGCCGCCACGCACAACCCGTACCTGGAGGACACCCTCGTCCGCCACGACAACCTGGCCACCCGCATCTGGTGCCTGTTCATCGACCGGCTGTCCGACATGGCCGGTCACGTGGAAGAACACGGACCGCTGATCGAGGCGATCGTCGCCGGTGACGCCGAGAAGGCGGCACAGTTCGCCCGCAGCCACGTCGAGGGCTTCGAACGGGCCATTCGCGACGCCGTCTGA
- the glyA gene encoding serine hydroxymethyltransferase — protein MATNPSITTVTSPLSLPLGRLDPDVASAVDAELHRQQSTLEMIASENFAPSAVMEAQGSVLTNKYAEGYPGRRYYGGCEHVDVIERLAIARVKELFGAEAANVQPHSGAQANAAAMFALLKPGDTILGLDLAHGGHLTHGMRLNYSGKLYNVVPYHVRESDMRIDMDEVEQLALAHRPKMIVAGWSAYSRELDFAAFRRIADEVGAYLMVDMAHFAGLVAAGLHPSPVPYADVVTTTTHKTLGGPRGGVILSRADLAKKINSAVFPGQQGGPLEHVVAAKAVAFKVAASEEFKERQQRTLDGARILAGRLLADDVAEAGITVLTGGTQVHLVLVDLRSSALDGQQAEDRLHRIGITVNRNAVPFDPRPPMISSGLRIGTPALATRGFGEAEFREVADVIAQALKDEQLSDEGAGLLRDRVGKLAGTFPLYPHLPQLNGGAA, from the coding sequence ATGGCAACGAACCCCTCGATCACCACGGTCACCTCTCCCCTCTCCCTCCCGCTCGGCAGGCTCGACCCGGATGTCGCCTCCGCGGTGGATGCCGAGCTGCACCGTCAGCAGTCGACCCTCGAGATGATCGCCTCGGAGAATTTCGCCCCCTCCGCCGTCATGGAGGCCCAGGGCTCGGTGCTGACCAACAAATACGCCGAGGGCTACCCGGGCCGCCGCTACTACGGCGGCTGCGAACACGTCGACGTCATCGAGCGGCTGGCCATCGCCCGGGTGAAGGAACTGTTCGGCGCCGAGGCCGCGAACGTACAGCCGCACTCGGGCGCCCAGGCCAACGCAGCCGCGATGTTCGCGCTGCTCAAGCCCGGCGACACGATCCTCGGCCTCGACCTGGCGCACGGTGGGCACCTGACCCACGGAATGCGCCTCAACTACTCCGGCAAGCTGTACAACGTCGTGCCGTATCACGTGCGCGAGTCCGACATGCGCATCGACATGGACGAGGTCGAGCAGCTCGCTCTCGCGCACCGGCCCAAGATGATCGTCGCCGGCTGGTCGGCCTACTCCCGGGAGCTGGACTTCGCCGCGTTCCGACGGATCGCCGACGAGGTGGGCGCGTACCTGATGGTCGACATGGCGCACTTCGCCGGGCTGGTGGCCGCCGGCCTGCATCCGAGCCCGGTGCCGTACGCCGACGTCGTGACGACCACCACGCACAAGACCCTCGGCGGCCCGCGCGGCGGTGTGATCCTCAGCCGTGCCGACCTGGCCAAGAAGATCAACTCTGCGGTCTTCCCCGGCCAGCAGGGCGGCCCGTTGGAGCACGTCGTCGCGGCGAAAGCGGTGGCCTTCAAGGTGGCGGCGAGCGAGGAGTTCAAGGAGCGCCAGCAGCGCACCCTGGACGGCGCCCGCATCCTCGCCGGACGGCTGCTGGCCGACGACGTGGCCGAGGCCGGGATCACGGTGCTGACCGGCGGCACCCAGGTCCACCTCGTCCTGGTCGACCTGCGGAGCTCAGCGCTCGACGGCCAGCAGGCGGAGGATCGGCTGCACCGCATCGGCATCACCGTCAACCGCAACGCGGTGCCGTTCGACCCCCGCCCGCCGATGATCTCCTCGGGGCTGCGGATAGGCACCCCGGCCCTGGCCACCCGTGGCTTCGGCGAGGCGGAGTTCCGGGAGGTCGCCGACGTCATCGCCCAGGCCCTGAAGGACGAGCAGCTCAGCGACGAGGGCGCGGGCCTGCTGCGTGACCGGGTCGGAAAACTCGCCGGCACATTCCCCCTCTATCCCCACCTGCCCCAGCTGAACGGAGGCGCGGCATGA
- a CDS encoding sarcosine oxidase subunit beta family protein, translating into MTTEPLPEHPDFLWRNPEPRSSYDVVIVGAGGHGLATAYYLAKNHGITNVAVLEKGWLAGGNMARNTTIIRSNYLWDESAAIYEHALGLWERLPEELDYDFLFSQRGVLNLAHTLQDVREGVRRVNANRLNGVDAQWLEPDEVAKVCPILNVSPHTRYPVLGGTFQPRAGIAKHDHVAWALARRADEMGVDLIQGCEVTGFLKDGDRVVGVETSRGRVLAGRVGLATAGHSSVLAERAGVRLPVQSHPLQALVSELHEPVHPTVVMSNHVHVYVSQAHKGELVMGAGVDAYNGYGQRGSFHLIEHQMAAAVELFPVFARAHVLRTWGGIVDVTPDASPIIGATPIENLYVNCGWGTGGFKATPAAGWTFAHTIATGEPHPLNAPFALERFTTGALIDEHGAAAVAH; encoded by the coding sequence ATGACCACCGAGCCGCTGCCGGAGCATCCGGACTTCCTCTGGCGCAACCCCGAGCCGCGCTCCTCGTACGACGTCGTCATCGTCGGCGCGGGAGGCCACGGCCTGGCCACCGCCTACTACCTCGCCAAGAACCACGGCATCACCAACGTCGCCGTCCTGGAGAAGGGCTGGCTGGCCGGCGGCAACATGGCACGCAACACCACGATCATCCGCTCGAACTACCTGTGGGACGAGAGCGCGGCGATCTACGAGCACGCACTGGGGCTGTGGGAGCGGCTCCCGGAGGAGCTGGACTACGACTTCCTGTTCAGCCAGCGCGGCGTCCTCAACCTCGCGCACACCCTTCAGGACGTCCGCGAGGGCGTGCGCCGCGTCAACGCCAACCGCCTCAACGGAGTCGATGCCCAGTGGCTCGAACCGGACGAGGTCGCCAAGGTCTGCCCCATCCTGAACGTCTCGCCCCACACCCGGTATCCGGTACTCGGCGGCACCTTCCAGCCGCGGGCCGGCATCGCCAAACACGACCACGTCGCCTGGGCGCTGGCCCGCCGGGCCGACGAGATGGGCGTGGACCTGATCCAGGGATGCGAGGTCACCGGCTTCCTCAAGGACGGCGACCGGGTGGTGGGCGTCGAGACCAGCCGCGGTCGCGTCCTCGCCGGCCGGGTAGGCCTCGCGACCGCCGGGCACAGCAGCGTGCTGGCCGAGCGGGCGGGCGTACGGCTGCCGGTGCAGTCACATCCCCTGCAAGCCCTGGTCTCCGAACTGCACGAACCGGTGCACCCCACCGTGGTGATGTCGAACCACGTGCACGTCTACGTCTCCCAGGCACACAAGGGCGAGCTGGTGATGGGCGCGGGTGTCGACGCCTACAACGGATACGGGCAGCGCGGCTCCTTCCACCTGATCGAGCATCAGATGGCCGCCGCCGTCGAGCTGTTCCCCGTCTTCGCCCGTGCGCACGTGCTGCGGACCTGGGGCGGCATCGTCGACGTCACCCCGGACGCCTCCCCGATCATCGGCGCCACTCCCATCGAGAACCTCTACGTCAACTGCGGCTGGGGCACCGGCGGATTCAAGGCCACCCCGGCCGCCGGCTGGACCTTCGCGCACACCATCGCCACGGGCGAGCCCCACCCGCTGAACGCCCCCTTCGCCCTCGAACGCTTCACGACGGGCGCGTTGATCGACGAACACGGCGCCGCGGCCGTGGCCCACTGA
- a CDS encoding sarcosine oxidase subunit delta, with product MLLITCPWCGPRDETEYHYGGQAHVPYPENPADLTDEQWAEYVFYRDNPKGPFAERWMHSIGCRRWFNVLRDTVTYEVLAAYRLDDPRPELPQAGGNP from the coding sequence GTGCTGCTGATCACCTGCCCATGGTGCGGTCCCCGTGACGAGACCGAGTACCACTACGGGGGACAGGCCCATGTTCCCTACCCCGAGAACCCCGCGGACCTCACCGACGAGCAGTGGGCCGAATACGTCTTCTACCGCGACAACCCCAAGGGTCCCTTCGCCGAGCGGTGGATGCACAGCATCGGCTGCCGCCGCTGGTTCAACGTCCTGCGCGACACCGTCACCTACGAGGTGCTCGCCGCCTACCGGCTCGACGATCCCCGCCCCGAACTGCCCCAGGCCGGAGGGAACCCATGA
- a CDS encoding sarcosine oxidase subunit alpha family protein has product MTDQPDQHRRPDQPDQPDQHRRLRQKGRIDRGTVLHFTVDGRELTGHPGDTVASAMLANGLVEVAPSLYRGRPRGIVAAGVEDPNALLQIDGPCTEGMLPATTVELYDGLSATTLSGMGRLDAAPDPAVYDKKYVHTDVLVVGAGPAGLAAAAAAAGSGARVILLDDQPEPGGSLLSGRTERAGGRSALEWIAEVRAALDAAPEAVVLQRTTAFGSYDDNYVLALQGRTDHLGAGAPEPSTGVSRQRLWHIRAHQVILATGAHERPLVFAGNDRPGVMLAAAVRTYLNRYAVAPGSRAVVGTTNDSAYETVADLHAAGIDVAAVVDARPGLSHRAAEVAVATGVRVLTGSSVVDTAGDGRLTGVTVQGLDESGRLTGDPESFDCDLLAVSGGWSPVVHLHSQRQGRLRWDEDLVAFVPDGTVRDQQVVGAARGTYGLDGCLAEGARAGARAATDAGFPAPPPAPPSEDARPGAGAGPVRALWLVPAPDHGSDSSRDSDPGTWDTHFVDLQRDVTVADVWRSTGAGMRGVEHVKRYTSLGTANDQGKTSGVNAIGVIAEALGAGASPGEIGTTAYRAPYTPVAFAALAGRERGELFDPERTTSIHSWHVAHGAEFEDVGQWKRPWYYPRCGEDMDTAVARECRAAREGVAFMDASTLGKIEIWGADAGEFLNRVYTNAFKKLKPGLARYGVMCKPDGMIFDDGVTLRLEENRYFMTTTTGGAAGVLDWLEEWLQTEWPGLDVHCTSVTEQWATIAVVGPDSREVVAHLAPEVDLSNEAFPFMAFRETTLASGVPARICRISFSGELAYEINVSAWYGPAVWEEVYAIGRPYDITPYGTETMHVLRAEKGFIIVGQDTDCTVTPQDAGMSWVVSKRKDFIGNRSYSRPDTSRTDRKQLVGLLPSDRVTRLPEGTQLVAPDVPLTPEAGPVPMLGHVTSSYRSPALGRPFALALVTDGRARIGETLLAPVGEDLVPVQVAGSVLYDPEGTKRDG; this is encoded by the coding sequence ATGACCGACCAGCCCGACCAGCACCGCCGGCCCGACCAGCCCGACCAGCCCGACCAGCACCGCCGGCTCCGGCAAAAGGGCCGCATCGACCGCGGCACCGTGCTGCACTTCACCGTCGACGGGCGGGAGCTGACCGGGCACCCCGGAGACACCGTCGCCTCCGCGATGCTGGCGAACGGGCTCGTCGAGGTCGCCCCGTCGCTCTACCGCGGACGCCCGCGCGGCATCGTCGCCGCGGGCGTGGAGGACCCGAACGCCCTGTTGCAGATCGACGGACCGTGCACGGAGGGCATGTTGCCGGCGACGACGGTGGAGCTGTATGACGGCCTGTCCGCCACGACGCTGTCCGGGATGGGCCGGCTCGACGCGGCCCCCGACCCCGCCGTCTACGACAAGAAGTACGTCCACACCGACGTCCTGGTCGTCGGTGCCGGACCGGCCGGACTCGCAGCCGCCGCCGCTGCCGCCGGCTCCGGCGCCCGCGTGATTCTCCTCGACGACCAGCCCGAGCCCGGCGGTTCGCTGCTCTCCGGGCGTACGGAGAGGGCCGGCGGGCGGAGCGCCCTGGAGTGGATCGCCGAGGTCCGCGCGGCACTCGACGCCGCCCCCGAGGCCGTAGTCCTGCAACGCACCACGGCCTTCGGGTCGTACGACGACAACTACGTGCTGGCCCTCCAGGGTCGCACCGACCACCTCGGAGCCGGCGCCCCCGAACCCTCCACGGGCGTCTCGCGCCAGCGGCTGTGGCACATACGGGCCCACCAGGTGATCCTGGCGACCGGCGCGCACGAGCGTCCGCTGGTCTTCGCCGGCAACGACCGGCCCGGGGTGATGCTCGCCGCGGCCGTGCGCACATACCTCAACCGGTACGCCGTGGCCCCGGGCTCGCGGGCCGTGGTCGGCACCACCAACGACAGTGCGTACGAGACGGTCGCCGATCTCCACGCCGCCGGGATCGACGTCGCCGCCGTCGTGGACGCGCGCCCCGGGCTGTCCCACCGGGCCGCCGAGGTCGCCGTGGCGACCGGGGTCCGGGTGCTGACGGGCAGCTCGGTGGTCGACACCGCGGGCGACGGCCGGCTCACCGGCGTCACCGTCCAGGGCCTGGACGAGAGCGGTCGACTCACCGGTGACCCGGAGTCGTTCGACTGCGACCTGCTCGCCGTCTCGGGCGGGTGGAGCCCGGTGGTGCACTTGCACAGCCAGCGCCAGGGCCGGCTGCGCTGGGACGAGGACCTGGTCGCCTTCGTCCCCGACGGCACCGTACGGGACCAGCAAGTCGTCGGTGCCGCGCGCGGGACGTACGGCCTCGACGGCTGTCTGGCCGAAGGGGCGCGGGCCGGTGCGCGGGCCGCGACGGACGCCGGGTTCCCCGCTCCCCCGCCCGCACCGCCGTCCGAAGACGCGCGGCCCGGGGCCGGAGCGGGCCCGGTGCGCGCACTGTGGCTCGTGCCTGCCCCCGACCACGGATCCGACAGCAGTCGCGACAGCGACCCCGGAACGTGGGACACCCACTTCGTCGACCTTCAGCGCGACGTCACCGTCGCCGACGTCTGGCGGTCCACCGGCGCCGGCATGCGCGGCGTCGAGCACGTCAAGCGCTACACCTCGCTCGGCACGGCCAACGACCAGGGAAAGACGTCGGGCGTCAACGCGATCGGTGTGATCGCCGAGGCCCTCGGCGCGGGTGCGTCGCCCGGGGAGATCGGCACCACGGCCTACCGGGCGCCGTACACGCCGGTGGCTTTCGCCGCCCTGGCCGGTCGTGAGCGCGGCGAGCTGTTCGATCCGGAGCGCACGACCTCCATCCACAGCTGGCACGTCGCCCACGGCGCGGAGTTCGAGGACGTCGGGCAGTGGAAGCGCCCCTGGTACTACCCCCGGTGCGGTGAGGACATGGACACGGCTGTGGCCCGCGAGTGCCGCGCGGCCCGTGAGGGTGTGGCGTTCATGGACGCCTCCACCCTCGGCAAGATCGAGATCTGGGGCGCGGACGCGGGCGAGTTCCTCAACCGCGTCTACACCAACGCCTTCAAGAAACTCAAACCGGGCCTCGCCCGCTACGGCGTGATGTGCAAGCCCGACGGAATGATCTTCGACGACGGCGTGACGCTGCGCCTGGAGGAGAACCGCTACTTCATGACCACCACGACCGGCGGCGCCGCCGGTGTCCTGGACTGGCTGGAGGAGTGGCTACAGACCGAGTGGCCCGGACTCGACGTCCACTGCACCTCGGTGACCGAGCAGTGGGCGACGATCGCCGTCGTCGGCCCCGACTCGCGCGAGGTCGTCGCCCATCTCGCCCCCGAGGTCGACCTGTCGAACGAGGCCTTCCCGTTCATGGCCTTCCGCGAGACCACCCTGGCCTCCGGCGTCCCCGCCCGCATCTGCCGGATCTCCTTCTCCGGCGAACTCGCCTACGAGATCAACGTCTCCGCGTGGTACGGACCGGCGGTCTGGGAAGAGGTGTACGCGATCGGCCGGCCGTACGACATCACCCCGTACGGCACCGAGACCATGCACGTCCTGCGGGCCGAGAAGGGCTTCATCATCGTCGGCCAGGACACCGACTGCACCGTCACCCCGCAGGACGCGGGCATGTCCTGGGTGGTCTCGAAGCGGAAGGACTTCATCGGAAACCGGTCCTATTCCCGCCCCGACACCTCCCGCACCGACCGCAAGCAGTTGGTCGGGCTGTTGCCGAGCGACCGGGTGACCCGGCTGCCCGAAGGCACCCAACTCGTCGCACCGGACGTACCCCTCACCCCCGAGGCCGGGCCGGTGCCGATGCTCGGCCACGTCACCTCCAGCTACCGCAGTCCGGCCCTCGGCCGCCCCTTCGCCCTCGCCCTCGTCACCGACGGGCGGGCAAGGATCGGCGAGACCTTGCTCGCCCCGGTGGGCGAGGACCTGGTGCCCGTCCAGGTGGCCGGCTCCGTCCTCTACGACCCCGAAGGGACCAAGCGCGATGGCTGA
- a CDS encoding sarcosine oxidase subunit gamma: MAEPTIDAGAGPVALRRSPLAHLEERMRAAAVTGARGVALTEWPFIIMVNLRVDPASDAAGRIEKTLGAPLPRQCGHTTASGPHTVVWLGPDEWLVLSQADTTAVATGLREALGSDPGSVVDVSANRTTLELSGPAARQVLEKGCPLDLHPRAFGPGRAVTTTVGPVAVLLWQIDDLPAYRLLPRSSFADYLALWLLDAMSEYRGPEVP; this comes from the coding sequence ATGGCTGAGCCGACGATCGACGCAGGCGCGGGCCCGGTGGCACTGCGCAGAAGCCCGCTGGCTCACCTGGAGGAGCGGATGCGCGCCGCCGCCGTCACCGGCGCCCGCGGCGTCGCGCTGACCGAGTGGCCGTTCATCATCATGGTGAACCTGCGCGTGGACCCCGCTTCCGATGCGGCCGGCCGCATCGAGAAGACCCTGGGGGCGCCGCTCCCGCGACAGTGCGGCCACACCACCGCGTCCGGCCCCCACACGGTCGTCTGGCTCGGCCCCGACGAATGGCTCGTACTGTCCCAGGCCGACACGACCGCTGTGGCCACGGGGTTGCGGGAGGCGCTCGGATCAGACCCGGGGTCGGTGGTGGACGTCTCGGCGAACCGCACCACGCTGGAGCTGAGCGGCCCCGCCGCCCGGCAGGTGCTGGAGAAGGGCTGCCCGCTGGACCTGCATCCTCGCGCCTTCGGCCCAGGCCGGGCGGTGACGACCACGGTGGGGCCTGTCGCGGTGCTGCTCTGGCAGATCGACGACCTGCCGGCGTACCGGCTGCTCCCGCGGTCCTCGTTCGCCGACTACCTGGCGCTCTGGCTCCTCGACGCGATGAGCGAGTACCGCGGACCGGAGGTGCCCTGA
- a CDS encoding response regulator transcription factor — protein MSEVAREEGVLTGPSRSRPAGLTVHEARSAVRVFLLDGHPLFRNGVRSAVENIRDMRIAGEAATGKEALDALRDGTCRHPDVIVADLPSVGIPLAEFIGLAAELSGPRPVRVLIVSTADSDEAVIEAIRAGAHGFLRKSTDRDELIRAIRTVTSGGAVFGPVIAERLQRYFTKIRHDRGPEAFPELTSREREVLDLLARGHSNRDIARRLFLAEKTVRNHVSHIFAKLHVKDRSAAAARARSTGPWVGSPG, from the coding sequence ATGAGCGAAGTGGCTCGCGAGGAAGGCGTCCTCACCGGTCCTTCACGGAGCCGCCCCGCCGGCCTGACGGTGCACGAGGCCCGAAGTGCCGTACGGGTCTTCCTGCTGGACGGCCACCCGTTGTTCCGCAATGGAGTCCGATCAGCGGTGGAGAACATCCGCGACATGCGTATCGCGGGCGAGGCCGCCACTGGCAAAGAGGCGCTTGACGCCCTCCGCGACGGCACTTGTCGGCACCCGGACGTGATTGTCGCCGATCTGCCGTCCGTGGGGATCCCCCTGGCCGAATTCATCGGTCTCGCCGCTGAGTTGTCGGGCCCTCGCCCGGTGAGGGTTCTCATCGTCTCCACGGCCGACTCCGATGAGGCCGTTATCGAGGCAATTCGAGCCGGTGCCCACGGGTTCCTCAGAAAGTCCACCGACCGCGATGAACTGATACGCGCAATACGCACTGTGACGAGCGGCGGAGCGGTCTTCGGCCCAGTGATAGCGGAGCGTTTGCAGCGCTACTTCACCAAGATCCGCCACGACCGCGGGCCCGAAGCGTTCCCGGAACTCACCTCGCGGGAGCGGGAAGTGCTCGACCTGCTTGCACGGGGGCATTCGAACCGCGATATCGCACGCCGCCTCTTCCTCGCGGAAAAGACGGTGCGCAACCACGTTTCCCACATCTTCGCCAAGCTTCACGTGAAGGACAGATCGGCTGCGGCGGCCCGTGCCCGGAGCACCGGTCCGTGGGTCGGAAGCCCCGGCTGA
- a CDS encoding lasso RiPP family leader peptide-containing protein: MTEETVYEAPALVEVGDFTDVTLGDGSWGWDDDDLCWFLGC, from the coding sequence ATGACGGAAGAGACCGTGTATGAGGCGCCCGCGCTGGTCGAGGTCGGGGACTTCACCGACGTGACCCTTGGCGACGGTAGCTGGGGCTGGGACGACGACGACCTGTGCTGGTTCCTCGGCTGCTGA
- a CDS encoding lasso RiPP family leader peptide-containing protein, translating into MEEHQRYESPTLAEVGDFTDRTLGPDGWGWESESYCWFIEC; encoded by the coding sequence GTGGAAGAGCACCAGAGGTACGAGTCCCCGACGCTGGCTGAGGTCGGCGACTTCACGGACCGCACGTTGGGGCCCGACGGGTGGGGCTGGGAATCGGAGAGCTACTGCTGGTTCATCGAGTGCTGA
- a CDS encoding asparagine synthase-related protein has protein sequence MKFLVLPDTQDAAATLERTPFVERERSLLHDSGRPWIVGSWDDGEVVTGTFGSSRVALFGSALTTSSSLDRALARRQGLEQLDAIARSVPGSYHLIASVAGVTRVQGSLSGTHEVFWTTAGGTALAADRPDVLAELTGGAIDDIGLLGHFMSRSPWPLSARTVWQEVECLGLGEYLHLALDGTARPVRWWTPPAEELPLAQATERVKTALRNAVAARAASAARLGCDVSGGMDSTSVAFTLHQLQSNTGMVTVRHGARDAANDDAEWAARAGDSLTDSEPLVVGVAQCPASFADQLSLDDDLEAPYAWSKTKARVAHIAGRLADRGVSLHLTGHGGDELFFPAPSTYHVLPRRYPLRSVPHMRAARSMFRWPLGAMTSNLLRNPTYGEWLTTAARELTSAEGGPRQPLTSWGGYPRLPAWVTADAVDACGSMLRTAAQETDPYSCDPVQHDVLHGVRQCGSKIRLANRLTLRHGVGYDTPYLDAQVVEAALSARLIDRFSTARSKPVLAAAMRGTVPEAILGRTTKGEFSADVYAGVRRHKEELLELCDGMRLAERGLVDEEAVRAVLMAPHPMARTFIPMVPTLACESWLRSVEAARGQRRRSTEGARAS, from the coding sequence ATGAAATTCCTTGTTCTGCCCGACACTCAGGACGCCGCTGCCACCTTGGAGAGAACCCCCTTCGTGGAGAGGGAACGCAGCCTGCTCCATGACTCGGGTCGTCCGTGGATCGTCGGCTCGTGGGATGACGGTGAGGTGGTCACCGGCACGTTCGGAAGCAGCCGCGTCGCGCTGTTCGGCTCTGCCCTGACAACATCGTCGAGTCTCGACCGGGCACTTGCGCGGCGCCAGGGGCTTGAGCAACTCGACGCCATCGCCCGATCGGTGCCGGGGAGCTACCACTTGATCGCATCCGTTGCCGGCGTGACGCGGGTGCAGGGCTCTCTCTCGGGCACGCACGAGGTGTTCTGGACCACCGCTGGTGGCACGGCGCTGGCGGCCGACCGGCCGGATGTCCTCGCTGAGCTGACGGGCGGTGCCATCGACGACATCGGTCTGCTGGGGCACTTCATGTCACGGTCCCCTTGGCCGCTGAGCGCCCGGACGGTCTGGCAGGAGGTCGAATGTCTGGGACTCGGGGAGTATCTGCACCTCGCCCTCGACGGCACGGCCCGACCGGTGCGCTGGTGGACTCCGCCTGCCGAAGAGCTGCCGCTCGCCCAAGCCACTGAGCGCGTCAAGACCGCGTTGCGGAACGCCGTTGCCGCACGGGCCGCTTCGGCCGCACGGCTCGGATGCGACGTTTCCGGTGGCATGGATTCCACGAGCGTGGCCTTCACCCTGCACCAACTTCAGTCGAATACCGGCATGGTGACGGTGCGTCACGGTGCCAGGGACGCCGCCAACGACGATGCCGAGTGGGCCGCTCGTGCGGGAGACTCGCTGACCGACAGCGAGCCGCTGGTCGTCGGAGTGGCGCAGTGTCCCGCGTCGTTCGCCGACCAGCTCAGCCTGGACGACGACCTCGAAGCACCGTACGCCTGGTCCAAGACGAAGGCTCGGGTCGCCCACATAGCGGGGAGACTGGCGGATCGTGGGGTGTCCCTGCATCTCACCGGGCACGGCGGAGACGAGCTTTTCTTCCCCGCGCCATCCACGTACCACGTGCTCCCGCGCCGCTACCCGCTGCGATCGGTCCCGCACATGAGGGCCGCACGGAGCATGTTCCGCTGGCCCCTGGGCGCCATGACGAGCAACCTGCTGAGGAACCCCACCTACGGGGAATGGCTCACTACCGCCGCCCGGGAACTGACCTCGGCGGAAGGCGGCCCCCGACAGCCGCTCACGAGCTGGGGCGGATATCCACGCCTGCCCGCCTGGGTCACCGCCGATGCGGTGGACGCCTGCGGCTCGATGCTCCGCACCGCCGCTCAGGAGACGGATCCGTACTCGTGCGACCCGGTACAGCACGATGTGCTGCACGGCGTTCGCCAGTGCGGCAGCAAGATCCGCCTTGCCAACCGGCTCACGCTGCGGCACGGAGTCGGGTATGACACGCCCTACCTGGACGCCCAAGTCGTCGAAGCGGCGCTCTCAGCCCGGCTCATCGACCGGTTCAGCACCGCTCGCTCCAAGCCCGTGCTGGCCGCCGCCATGCGCGGCACCGTCCCCGAGGCGATCCTCGGCCGCACCACCAAGGGCGAGTTCAGCGCCGACGTGTACGCCGGCGTCCGGCGGCACAAGGAGGAACTCCTCGAACTCTGCGACGGCATGCGCCTCGCCGAGCGGGGACTGGTCGACGAAGAGGCGGTCCGCGCGGTGCTGATGGCGCCGCACCCGATGGCGCGGACCTTCATTCCCATGGTGCCCACCCTCGCCTGCGAATCGTGGCTGCGCTCGGTGGAAGCCGCGCGCGGGCAGCGGCGCCGCAGCACGGAAGGAGCCCGAGCCTCATGA
- a CDS encoding lasso peptide biosynthesis PqqD family chaperone has product MTYALPPDVIATRTEDGMVLLQETTGRYWMLNGTGAAVVQLLTEGKTVPAIVAELGTHFGQDPERVAADVRALLEQLGRARLVTS; this is encoded by the coding sequence ATGACGTACGCACTCCCACCCGACGTGATCGCGACCAGGACCGAGGACGGCATGGTGCTGCTCCAGGAGACGACGGGGCGCTACTGGATGCTCAACGGCACCGGCGCCGCCGTGGTCCAGCTCCTCACCGAGGGAAAGACCGTCCCCGCCATCGTGGCGGAGCTGGGCACGCACTTCGGTCAGGACCCCGAGCGGGTCGCCGCCGACGTGCGCGCGCTGCTCGAACAGCTCGGCAGGGCCCGGCTGGTGACCTCATGA